From one Tindallia californiensis genomic stretch:
- a CDS encoding stalk domain-containing protein, whose amino-acid sequence MYRNKGLLITLALLLLFAQTSMVLAEEIDQSEPKVRVDGQLLRPEVSPIIESGRTLVEMRSIFEALGAELEWDGETRKVTAHHGDKVMMLTIDRMTAILQGQAYELEVPPRIVEGRTVVPLRFVSEALGADVKWEEETRSVMITTDHEALSVVQEVEQEELPEEIASWIEYSQNTWLAQEKVVEDIMYLLVTYGEKPTGGYSVDIQQVMESEEEIIVKVSFTQPGEEDIVTQAITHPYDLFAMKPTEKPVVYEVIGDESYVPTLVGLETLSPILAESRGIKIFRPAPEEKVATSFTFEGIANVFEGNVLYRLSNEEGEELVFDFTTGAMGDWGAIEETIEIPETVEAGETLLLEFFTESAKDGSIQDLIEIPLHVEKPL is encoded by the coding sequence ATGTATCGAAACAAAGGATTACTGATAACATTGGCTTTATTGCTCCTCTTTGCACAAACATCCATGGTGCTAGCAGAGGAAATAGACCAGAGTGAACCGAAAGTAAGGGTAGACGGCCAGTTATTAAGGCCAGAGGTTTCTCCCATTATTGAAAGTGGCAGAACCTTGGTCGAAATGCGATCTATCTTTGAAGCATTGGGAGCCGAACTGGAGTGGGATGGGGAAACTCGGAAAGTGACCGCCCATCATGGAGACAAGGTAATGATGTTAACCATTGATCGGATGACCGCTATCCTGCAAGGACAAGCGTATGAATTAGAAGTGCCGCCCCGTATTGTGGAAGGCAGAACCGTGGTGCCTCTTCGTTTTGTTTCAGAAGCCTTAGGTGCTGACGTGAAATGGGAGGAAGAAACAAGAAGCGTGATGATTACCACGGATCATGAAGCGTTGTCGGTTGTTCAGGAAGTGGAACAAGAAGAGCTGCCGGAAGAGATAGCGTCATGGATTGAGTATTCCCAAAACACTTGGCTGGCACAGGAAAAAGTGGTTGAGGACATAATGTACCTGCTGGTTACTTACGGTGAAAAGCCTACAGGTGGCTATTCTGTAGATATTCAACAGGTTATGGAATCTGAAGAAGAAATCATTGTAAAAGTTTCTTTTACACAGCCTGGAGAAGAGGATATCGTTACTCAGGCCATCACCCATCCTTACGACCTGTTTGCCATGAAACCTACAGAGAAACCAGTGGTTTACGAAGTTATAGGAGATGAAAGCTATGTTCCAACACTGGTAGGGCTGGAAACCTTATCGCCAATACTGGCAGAATCTCGAGGCATTAAAATCTTCCGTCCGGCACCGGAGGAAAAGGTAGCTACTTCCTTCACCTTTGAAGGAATCGCCAATGTGTTTGAAGGGAATGTCTTGTACCGTCTTTCTAACGAAGAAGGAGAGGAACTGGTTTTTGACTTCACCACCGGAGCCATGGGTGACTGGGGCGCCATTGAAGAAACCATTGAAATCCCAGAAACCGTAGAAGCTGGAGAAACCTTACTTCTGGAATTTTTTACAGAGAGTGCAAAAGATGGAAGCATTCAAGATTTAATCGAAATCCCCTTACACGTTGAAAAACCATTATAA